Genomic segment of Triticum aestivum cultivar Chinese Spring chromosome 6A, IWGSC CS RefSeq v2.1, whole genome shotgun sequence:
TATTGGACTCGCCTCCTAatttcttgtatagttgaggtccgtggtccacctttgtacatcatatatacgtgtctATGCACGAAGAGCAATATATCGTGCAATCATACACTAATTTCACATTAGAACTCACTGCAACATCACCACATTTATCAACTACTGTACTCTTGATAAATAGATAAATACGTATACGTAGTTGCCTGTTGAAATGCGTATACGTATCATGATAAATGAATTCACAGGTCCTATCCTAGAGCTGCAATTCACTCCCCCACCGCCACGCAGTAGCACCAACACGACAagcgggagggagggagggagggagcgggGGTCGTCCTCTACTTGTCTGCTCTCGGGACAGTACAGTGAGGTGCCAAGCATGTGACCCTCTTCACTTCCTCAAGAAGTCACGCACCAAACACTTACCCCCATCACCACCACCGCAGCAAGAGCTCCGCCGCTCCGCTCCGCTCCTCTCCCCACCCCTCTTCTGTCCCCTCCCCTCGCCCCCCTTCCTCGACCTCCGGGGGAAGGACTCGGAGAGGCGCGCGCGGCCATGGCGTCCAGCGCTTCCCGGTTCATCAAGTGCGTCACGGTGGGCGACGGCGCCGTCGGCAAGACCTGCATGCTCATCTGCTACACCAGCAACAAGTTCCCCACCGTGAGCACCAAATctttcctctctctccccctccccccccccccccccccccccccctgttgcTGCAAGCCTGCAGCCGGCTCTTGCGCCAAAGGCGCGAGCTTTAGATATGTTCCATTTCAGGGTATTTTTTTTCAGTACGGTACCGGTGGTGATTTTGTATTATTGGAGACTGTCGCGCAAAGGATCTTTCCCAATTTGCTTTCGAGGCGTGTTTTTCTGTGATGGATTAGCGTCGTGGCTGATTTTCCATTGCGCCTGAGACACCAATTTCTCAATTTTCTGACGGGCATTGGCCTTGGCAGGACTACATACCCACGGTGTTCGACAATTTCAGCTCAAACGTGGTGGCGGACGGCACCACCGTGAATTTGGGCCTTTGGGACACCGCCGGTAACTCTCACCCCCTGATTCGACCGCTTTCTTTGCCCTGCTGCGCCTGTGGTTTGTAGGTTTTGTTTTGCCTCAGCTGCACATCGCAGCAGCAAATTTTACTCTCTGACGAATTCATTTGGTAACCGGGGGAGCTCACATGGTACCATCCTTGCAGGGCAGGAGGATTACAACCGGCTGAGGCCTCTGAGCTACCGCGGCGCTGATGTTTTTGTGCTTGCCTTCTCTCTCGTGAGCCGAGCTAGCTATGAGAATATCATGAAGAAGGTGCCGAAATGCTCTACTAGCATCCTTTGTAGTAGGACTTGTTCCTTTTTATTTGGAAAAAAAATGTCAAAGAGGTTTGAATGTTTTGCGCCTTGTTGTTTCCTCTTTCAGTGGATACCGGAGCTTCAGCATTACGCGCCCGGCGTGCCGGTTGTGCTGGTAGGCACAAAACTGGGTGAGTTGTGATGACAGTGAAAGCTTATTGTTTGCTTAATAACTGCTTATaggtgggcggtgggtgggatTGGTGGCATGATTTGTGTATCTTGTCCTGTTACGTAGTAGTAACTCGTTGGCGTCTCCTTGTCTCGGCGTGGTTGGAATTTAGTTTGGTTGGTAATCCACTGATAGTGATCTTTTGTAGCGTGGACAGCTTATCATCCATGTAGTTGGGGGCCAGATACTTTGTAGCTTACAGAAGCTATCATCCAAATAGTTGTTGAATAAATAGTATGTCTGGTGAAGCTTAATAAATATGGTAAGGTTTAAGGTCGTTTACGGATTGGACTGCATGAAATGTCGTGTTTAAACGTGATAATGAAAAACTCTGCCATGATTGATTACGAACCATGGATGAAGCACACAAGAAAAATCCTAATCCTGCGTCCTTAACTAGCTACTTTCTATGAGATTAATCATGCACTTCTAGCAAGATCATTGTAGCTGTCAAAACCATTCATTTGCTGCTGGGGGTAGGAAGCCTAATAGGCCAACAAG
This window contains:
- the LOC123128393 gene encoding rac-like GTP-binding protein 3 — encoded protein: MASSASRFIKCVTVGDGAVGKTCMLICYTSNKFPTDYIPTVFDNFSSNVVADGTTVNLGLWDTAGQEDYNRLRPLSYRGADVFVLAFSLVSRASYENIMKKWIPELQHYAPGVPVVLVGTKLDLREDKHYLLDHPGMIPVTTAQGEELRKQVGALYYIECSSKTQQNVKAVFDAAIKVVIQPPTKQREKKKKKQRRGCSMMNFGGRKMLCFKS